A window of Acinonyx jubatus isolate Ajub_Pintada_27869175 chromosome B2, VMU_Ajub_asm_v1.0, whole genome shotgun sequence genomic DNA:
ggctgtgTGACTGTGTAGTACATATCTCTTAGGCTTTGTTCTGGatttcttaaaattccttttctctcattGTGTTTCAGTATATATGTTTTTCTAATAATCTGTTTTATAGTTCAGTTcactttttcttctgtatataGATTGCTGTTAAATTTATCTAGTTAGTGACTTTTAcatttcagatatatattttcagctcttaaaatgtccatttgtttctttctacaGATTCCAATATTCTGTtgaatttctccattttttaatctgttttgcctgtcttcttattttcttgaacACATCagtcatagttatttttaaaaattcctgtctGAATAATGCCAATATCCAAATTACtttgggtctgtttttgtttttttttttttgtcttgtatttCCTTAGCTTTTagtcatttttatctatttttgacgTATTTCATGGATTTCTTTATTGGATGTTGAACATCGTCGATGAAAACTTGCAGTGCTTTGGATGATATCCTCCAAAGGAAGTTTCTTCTAGTAGGTGGAGGAGTATTGGCAGATCACCTTGATCTTTTCAAGGCTTGTTTGAGGCATTAAGACTGATCGGTAGGATATGGCCCTTCTGGGTTCTTAATTGAAAGCCTGGGTTGTTACTCAAGGCTCTTTGACCTTTTGGGGGTTGaactccagcctctctccccagcaCTGTGTGTCTGATAGAATTTCATCTTAATTCTTGAATCTTCCAACTGCTATTTTTCTTGACCTCTAGGAGTCTCATCCTTTATGTGCACAGCTTAAAAGATGGCCAGTGACTTGAAGAGAATTTGTAGGCAAATTTTAGGAGATTTCTTGTCtgccattttctcatttctgagatTTTGCCTCTGTAGTCCCAACCATTTTGGTAGTCCTGAATCCTAATTTGTCTGTTAATATGCTTAGTCAAATAGCCATTTTCTGTTTGGGTTCAGTTCCACCATGCCAACATTTGGAACATGGTCTTTGTAAAAGAGCCATGGTTTGTAACCCCTCAAGTTCTGCTAGGGTTGGTTGGTTATTCTCTAATACCTTTAAACAGTTGTTTCATAAATGTTGTTTAGCTTCTTTTCCATGGGAAGATTAGTCTAATACAAGTTGCTCTATCATGGTGGGATTCAAAAGTCCTgcatttggttttggttttggttttggtttttataagcattatttaataaactttaaatagttactttctctctgtcttttttttaatctttttttcccttcagattttCATACCTCTTAGGAGTTGTATAACCCAGATTTATTATGCAGGCCATTTTTCAGAACTGACCTGTATCATAAGATAAATCTAGCAAAGTAAAAATCTTTTGGTCATACATTCTAGTATAACAAATATTACAGACTTGGTACTTACATTTGAACTAAAAGCATGcatagcaaaattaaaattgtttcttttagtttatCCAGTGAAATCATAATTAATATtatgtaaaatgtatacattCCTGAAGTTGCTGTTTCTAAACCTATTAAATGTTTTTGTGTGAAATATATACTGTTAACATTATGGATATTTGCAGGTCTCGACACAGGCGATTTTCTTATAGCCAATCTAAATCTCGCTCCAAATCACTACCAAGGCGGTCTACCTCAGCAAGGCAGTCAAGAACTCCAAGAAGGAATTCTGGTTCTAGAGGACGGTCAAGGTCCAAGTCGTTACCAAAAAGATCCAAGTCAATAGGAAAATCACAATCAAGTTCACCTCAAAAGCAGACTAGCTCAGGAACCAAATCAAGATCACATGGAAGACATTCTGACTCCATAGCAAGATCCCCTTGTAAATCTCCCAAGGGGTATACCAATTCTGAAGCTAAAGCACAAACAGCAAAACACTCTCATTTTCGATCACATTCCAGATCTCGGAGTTATCATCATAAAAACAGCTGGTGAACAGCAGCAGAAGAGTGCTACATAGTCTTGAATATAAGTCATTAAACCTctcattatgcta
This region includes:
- the SRSF12 gene encoding serine/arginine-rich splicing factor 12 isoform X3, producing MKSKERHPCSPSDHRRSRSPSQRRTRSRSSSWGRNRRRSDSLKESRHRRFSYSQSKSRSKSLPRRSTSARQSRTPRRNSGSRGRSRSKSLPKRSKSIGKSQSSSPQKQTSSGTKSRSHGRHSDSIARSPCKSPKGYTNSEAKAQTAKHSHFRSHSRSRSYHHKNSW
- the SRSF12 gene encoding serine/arginine-rich splicing factor 12 isoform X2 — encoded protein: MKRNWGWPEDLRREFGRYGPIVDVYIPLDFYTRRPRGFAYVQFEDVRDAEDALYNLNRKWVCGRQIEIQFAQGDRKTPGQMKSKERHPCSPSDHRRSRSPSQRRTRSRSSSWGRNRRRSDSLKESRHRRFSYSQSKSRSKSLPRRSTSARQSRTPRRNSGSRGRSRSKSLPKRSKSIGKSQSSSPQKQTSSGTKSRSHGRHSDSIARSPCKSPKGYTNSEAKAQTAKHSHFRSHSRSRSYHHKNSW